GACCTGTTCGGCGGTGCCCACGGACAGCTGGTCCGCGGACCGCCAGCGCCGCTCCGGCCCGCACACCTGCACCCGCAGCGTGGCCGGGTCGACGGTGGCGTCGACGTACCGGCCCTCGGTGACCACCGGCAGCCAGCCGCGCAGCGTGGTCGCGATCACCGGGGCGATGTCGCGGTGCACCGTGTCCTGGGCGCGGGTGAGGAACTGCTGGGTGAGGGTCAGCGTCCGGGACAGCTCGGTCACCCGGTCGAGCTCCGCGGTGGCGGCGGCGAGCTCCTCCTCGGCCTCGGCGACCGACGGGAGGGCGCGGGCCCGTTCCTGCAGCACGCCGTCCGCGTGCTCGGCCCGCGCAGCGGCCTGCCTGGCCTCGGCCCGGGCGGCGTCGAGGGCCTCTCCGGTTGCCCGCAGGTGCTGGGCGGCGGCCTGCGCGTCGAGCGACCCGGTGACACCGATGGCGCGGGCGTGCTGGTCGCGGCGCTCGGCGGCCTCGGCGGCCACCTGCCGGTCACGGTGGAGCGCGAGGTCGGCCCGGTCCCGGTCCTCCGCCAGCACCTGGACGTTCTTGCGGACGTCCTCGACAGTGTCTCCCGCCAGCAGGGTCGTCAGCTCCGACCACTCCCGCTGGCGCTGCTCGCGGCCGGCGGCCGCGGCGTCCTGGCCTTGCTGCCACTGCTCGAGTCGGACGGCGAGAAGGTCCAGGTCGTCGTCCGCGCCGCCGGGGCTGGCCGAGTCGGTCACGCCGACCAGGGCGGCGGCGGACCGCAGCGCCTCGCCGGCCTCCTCACGCCGCCGGTGCGCCTGCGCGGCGGCGGCCTCCTCACGCCGTCGGGCATCCAGGGCGGCCAGCAGGCTGTCGCGCCGCGCCGCCGCTGCGGCGGTCTGCGCGCGCACCGCGCACTGCTCCTCGTAGGCGCGCACGGCGCTCTCGACGGGCTCATCGTCCTGGACCGGGTGGCCACGGTCGGCCAGCGCCGCGCGCAGCCGGTCACCGGCCGCCGTGACGTCCTCCGCGCAGGTGTGGGCGTCGCGCTCCCACCGGTCGAGCCGAGCGCGTTCCTCGAGCACCTGCTCGGCCTGGGCCGCGAGCTCACGCAGGCGCTGCGGGTCGGTGGGCAGGCCGCGGGCCGCGGCCCGGGACTCGATCTCCGCTCGCACCGCCTCGGCGCGCTGAGCCGCCGACAGTGCGGCGGCGCGCCGGCCCTCGAGCTCGGCGACGGTCCGCTCGGCGGCCAGCACGTCGGCGGGCGGGGCACTGCTGCCGGCCGTGGCGGCCCGCCGTCGTCCGAGGACGACCGCACCGACGGCGGCGCCGGCCGCGACCAGCCCGGCGCCCACGGCGGCCGGCACCTGACCGGCGACGCCCAGCACCACCGCCAGCGCGGCAGCGAGCCCGGCGAGCACCCAGCCGACGAGCGCCGTCCGCGGCCCGGAGGCGGCGGGTGCCCCGGCGGCGCGTGCCGCAGCGAGCGCGCGCCGGGCCTGCTCCAGCTGGCGGTCCAGGTCCGCGGTATCGGGTTCGGCAGTCCGGACGCCGTCCAGCTGGGAGGCGAGGTCGCGGACGACGGCGGGCCCGGCGGCGACGGCGGCGGCCACGTCGGGACGCTCGTGCAGGCCCTCGGTGACCTGCGGTCGGCGGTCGTCGTGCGCCTGGGCCACGGCCACGGCGTTCTGGTAGCGGTCGAGCGCGGTCCGGACCTGCGCGCTGACCGCCGTGTCGCCCTCGGGTGCGGCCGGCAGGGCCTCCACCTGGGCCTCGAGGTCTGCGGCGGTGGGCCCGTGCAAGGTGGGTGGCGCCGGGGCGGCGCGCCAAGCGGCCAGGGCGTCGGTGACGGCTCGCGACTGGTGCCCGGCGTCCTCGTGCCGGGCCGGCGGCCCGTCGGGGAAGGTGGCGTGCAGTTTCTCGATGCGGTCCAGCCGCTCGCTCTCGGCGGTCAGCCGGGTGGCGGCGTCCTGCGCCTGCCGCTCGGCCAGGCTGACACGCTCAGCGGCGGTCGCGGCGTCCCGGACGAGGGACACCAGCGTCTCCGCGGACCGGTGAGCGTCCTCGGCTGCGCGGACGGCGTCCTCGGCGGCGGCGGCCGCGGCGCGCTGGACGTCGGCGTCCTCGACCAGCTCGAGGTACTCCTCGTGGGCGGACCGGGCACGGTCGAGTGCCGCCTGTGCGACGGCGAGCCGGTCCTTGGCCTTGCGCAGTGGACGGGTCGAGTTGGCCTGGTCGCGTCCGACCCGCTCACGCATGAACGTGTCGAGGGCGGTGAGGGCAGCGGCGGCCGTCGCGTCGGTGCCGGCGGTGGACGCCGCGCGCTGGAGGTGCTCCTGCAGTCCGTCCGCGGAGGCGAGCACGGACAGTAGCTGTGCCTGGGAGACGCACGCGGTCGCCGCGAAGGACGTGCGGTCCAGGCCGAGCCAGCGGGAGGCGTCCGGCGCGCCGTCGTGCATGATCTCGTCGGAGACGTCGCGGCCGAGCGCCAGGTCCATGGCCCGGCAGTCGACCTTGCCCTCGAGGTCGTGGGTCAGCTCGACCCGCCGGCCGTCGTTCAGGACGACGACGGCGGACACCCGCCAGTCCGGGTGGTCCCACGGGCGGTGCTTCGTGGCGAACGCCCGCTCCTGCTTGGTCGACGCACCCCGGCCGCGGCGTCGGCCGACGAGGGCGGCGTAGATCGCGGCGTGCCAGGAGGACTTGGCGGACTCGTTGACGCCGGCGATGACGTTCATCCCCGGGGCCAGCTCGAGGCTCTGGTCGACCAGTGGGCCGAACGCGTGCGCGGTGACGGACTCGATGCGCATGTCAGTGCACCTCCAGCTCGCTGGCTCGCCCGTCCAGGGCTCGCAGCCCGGTGACGATGACCCGGCGCTGCTCGTCCTCGTCGAGGCCGGCGGCGAGCACGTCGCGGACGAACTGGCCGCGCACCGTGTGCTCGGCGGCCAGCGCCTGGACGTCGTAGCCGACCGTGACCCGGCCGAGCCGGGGCACGAGGGCGTCCAGGTGGGCGCCGACCCCGTCGAGGTCACCCAGGTGCACCTCGACGTCCGGGGCGACCTCACCGGACACGGTGACCCGGACGATGCCGGTCAACCCGCGGACGGCCGCCTCGGTGCGTTCGCGGACCTCGCTGGACGACGTCGCGCCGGTCACGTCGACGGTCACGTCATGCACCGCCGTCGACGCCACCGGGTGCCGCTGACGCTCGACGGTGCCGTCGTCGTGGACGGTGACGAGGACGGCCGCCCGCTCGCCGGTCTCGCCGAACGACAACGGGTCCGGGTTGCCCGGGTAGGTGTGCCGCTCGGCGTCCCGCGGGGTGTGGAAGTGGCCGAGCATCGCGTGGTGGATGCCGGACCGCTCGATCTGCTCTGCGGAGAACGGGGCGTGCGGTGCCTTGCCGGCCTCCTGGAACGCCAGGGCGGCGGCCTCCGAACCGTGGAAGAGCGCGACGTGGACGCCGCCGCGGTCGACGCGCCAGTCGCCGGTCAGGAAGCCGTCGGTGTTGGCCGGGGCGCGGTGGGCCGCTCCCCACAGGGTGAGGCCGTCTTCCAAGGGGACCGGGAGCAGTCGGTCCTCGGTGAACACGTGGACGTTCGGCGTCCACTCGACCTGCCGGTACAGGCTCGCGGGGCCGTACCAGTCGTGGTTGCCGGGGGCCAGGTAGACCGGGCGCTCGGTGCGGGCGAACTGCTCGCGCAGGAAGTTCGCGGTGTCAGGGGTGAAGCGCTCGTGCTCGTACAGGTCGCCGGCACAGGCGATGGCGTCGGCGTCCAGCTCCTCGGCGAGCTCGACGATGCGGCACAGCGTGTCGCGCAGGGCGTGCCGGCGCCGACGGGCCAGGTCCGGGCCGGCCCAGCTGAACGGCGTGTCGAGGTGCAGGTCCGAGAACAGCAAGAACTTCATGGCACTTCCCCGTTCCTGGCCCTGTCCCCCGGCGCTGCGGACCGGGCGGGACAGGGCCGTCTCCGCTGGTCCTTCGATACTGCCAGGGGGCACCGACAACGACGTGGACCTCGGGCTGCGTGGTCCTGCCGGGCCGGGCTACCAACCAAGCCCGGCTGCCATTCCCATGGAAGAGGACCGTGGGCCGCCACCGCATCGTCGCGGGTGCCTGCACACTCGCGGGTGCGCCCAACGTCGGACGGTGCCGGATGGTCGTGCCCCGCTAGGCGTGCCGCCGTGCCCTTGCGCCACCTGCGAGACTGAGCGCCCGGCGCTGGCCAGCAGTCATCTTGACCCGCACCTTGCTATTGCGGAGCGCAGACCGGACTACCTTCGCGCGCGCCTCCGGCGTCACGTTCACCCGAACAATCTTCTCCGCCATGCCGCTCAGTGTCCCCCCTTCCCGGGTGCCTTGCCAGTACCGGAGCGTGCCGGCCGCTCGTTCAACAGATCTATCAGCAGCCGGGCGTACGCCCGGGCCACTGCTTCCGCGCTTGCTGCCAGCGTCTCCCACTCGTCGCCGGCGCCGGCCGCTTCCTCCAGCGCAAGGTCCTCTCCGGGAACCAGGACAGCGAGTGCGCCAACAGGGGCGCCGTCGTCCATGGCGTATGCCATGGCAGTCCAACACTGCGGCCGGACCGTGATGCCAGTCTCGTAGGGCCGCTGGTTGGCTCGTCGGTCTAGGTCTCCGAGCGTTGCGTCGTCGTAGTCGTCGCCAATCTGATAGGTGCGCTCTAGCCGGCCGTCCTCGCCGAGGGTGTAACCGATCAACGTCGCGTCCTGTCCCCAGGCAGGCAGCAGCTGAGGAAGCCCGGCTAGACCCGCCTGGAAGGCCATCTGCGCGTACGCTCCAACCTCCTCGTCCGGCTCGAAGGGCCCCATATCGCCGGTGGTCACGTCGTCGAGGGCGGACGCGGTCTGAAACTGCCGGACGTTCAGGTTGATGTCGGTCCGACTAGCGGCATTCGCGTGGCTCAGCGCGGAGGCTTGGGTACGAATGCGAGTGATTTCCTCCTTCAGCTCTCGAGCTTCCTCGCGCGCCTCCTCAAGTCTACGGCGAAGGGTGACCACTCCGTAAAGTTCAAGTTCACTGACCTCGGGCAACAACAGGAGCGCTGCCACGATCAGGTACAGCGCCACGCGAGGGTCGGAGAGCCCCATTGGCTCGCAGACCTGCACCACCGCAGTGCCCGCGACTTCGTCGCGGCAGACTTCGGGCGCCCCCTGCCACAGGAGGACCCCTGCACCCCAGCCGAGCAGAAGAACAAGAGCGCCCCGACGAACCCAGGTCCCGCCCCGGTGCGGCACCGGAGCTGACTTCCACGAACTCAACATGTCCCGGAGACTAGAGACAACCACCGACACCGACGCGGCCGCAAGAGCCGCGCGGGAGAGTCAAACACCCCACCGATATGTGGCAGGGTCTAGCCCGCGCTGCTGCCGACCGTCGCCTCATCCTCCACTCACTTCAAAGCGACCGCATTCGGTTTAGCCAGAGCCCGGTTCCTATTCGAGCCAGAGCAGCGGCACAGTTGAGGACTATAACCATGAACCCCGGTGCGCCCGGCAAGAGGGATGGCGAGTGACCGCGTAACCCCGCCACGCGGGAGGGACGCGGGAACCGTCTGGTGCTCTCAAACTCAGGATCCCAGGCGTCGAACCCGCCCCTGAGCAATTCCTACTGTCCCTTGACAGTTCAGGTCCGCGGGGCCCGGCGCCCCGGGCTGGCCGCCGGGGACGTCACTTCGATCGGCGCTTTGGCGTCTGCGCCAACGCGCTGCCGGCGGCGGACTTGCTGGCCTTGCTCGTGCGCCCGTCGCGCAAAACCTTGCTGGCCGCCTTCGCCGCCTTGGCGCCGGTCTGCTTGCTGTTCTTGCTCATCTCTTACTCACCCCCTTCCGTGCCGGTTACGTCGCCGGCACCGAAGGTGATGTCATACGGACTTCCACACCCGCACGGACACCACCGTCTGTGCCTATGAAGGCCCGGCCCGGCAAGGCCGGGCCTTCGTGCTTGCCGCTGGCCGGTTGACCCGCGGTTCCTACTCGATCACACGTCACCGACTGTTCCTGTCCAGGGAGTGTGGTCAACGGGCACCGGCCCGGTCCCACTGCGGGTACCGGGCCGGCGTTGTCGCCATCAGGTATCACCCATCAAAACGCGATAGATCATGGCATTTGGTGCCGTGCAGTCGCGCCATTTTGTGCAACTGCCGTATGCCCGTCCGTGCAACTCGGCATCAGCTGCAGCCGCTCGTGCTCCCACACCCCTCGCACACGTAGCAGCTGCCCGCGGGCCGCATCTTGGTGCCGCAGGTGAAGCACATCGGTGCGTCCGACGCCTTGCCCTGCAGCGCCTCCATCAGCTCGGCCGACGAGTGGACCTCGACCGGCGCGGACTTGGCGGTCGCCGCCCCGGCGCCGGACTCGGTCGCCTCGGCGGGAACCGGCTTGGCCTGTGTTACCGGCGCCGACTGCGAGAGTCCCTCGTAGTCGTCGTCCGACTCCTCCGTGATCGGCTCGTAGGTGCCGGTCTCGAGCTGGCGGGCCCGCTCGGCGGCCGTGTAGATGCCCATCCCGGCCCGCGTCTCGAACGGCAGGTAGTCCAGGGCCAGGCGGCGGAAGACGTAGTCCATGACGGACTGGCTCATCCGCACGTCCGGGTCGTCGGTCAGACCGGCCGGCTCGAACCGCATGTTGGTGAACTTCTCGACGTAGGTCTCCAGCGGCACGCCGTACTGCAGCGCGATGGAGATCGCGATCGAGAAGGCGTCCATCACGCCGGCCAGGGTCGAGCCCTGCTTGCCGAGCTTGAGGAACACCTCGCCGAGGCCGTCGTCCGGGTAGGACCCGGCCGTCATGTACCCCTCGGCGCCACCGACGCTGAAGGACGTCGTCCGGCTCGGACGAGACTTCGGCAGCCGCCGGCGGGTCGGCCGGTACTCGACGACCTTCTCCACCTTGGGCTCGTCGGCCGCGGCCTCCTTCTTCTTGCCGTCGCCGAGCGGCTGACCGACCTTGCAGTTGTCGCGATACACCGCGATGGCCTTCAGGCCGAGCTTCCACCCCTGGAAGTAGATGTCCTCGATTTCTTCGACGGTCGCCGACTCCGGCAGGTTCACGGTCTTCGAGATGGCCCCTGAGATGAACGGCTGCGCCGCAGCCATCATCCGGACGTGGCCCATCGGCTTGATGGCCCGCTCACCGATCGCGCAGTCGAACACCTCGTAGTGCTCCGGCTTGAGGCCAGGGGCGTCCACAACATGCCCGTGCTCGGCGATGTACTCGACGATCGCCTCGACCGTCTCGTCGGCGTAGCCGAGCTTGCGCAGCGCCCGCGGAATCGTCTGGTTGACGATCTGCATCGACCCGCCGCCGACAAGCTTCTTGAACTTGACCAGGGAAAAGTCGGGCTCAATTCCCGTGGTATCACAGTCCATCATAAATCCAATGGTGCCGGTCGGAGCCAGAACACTGGCCTGTGCATTTCTCCAACCATTCTTGGCGCCAATGGAGTTGCCCTCTTCCCACATCTTCGTCGCGAGCCGCTGCACGTCCTTGTCGATTGTGTGCATCGTGCGGATCGCGTCGTTCGCCGCGGCGTGCTTGCGCATCACCCGGGCGTGGGCCTCGGCGTTGCGGGCAAAACCCTCGTACGGTCCGACCACGCCGGCCAGCTCCGCCGACCTCTTGTACGCCGTCCCCGTCATCAGGGACGTGATCGCCGCGGCCAGCGCGCGACCGCCGTCCGAGTCGTACGCCAGGCCGGAGGCCATGAGCAGGGCGCCAAGGTTGGCGTACCCGATGCCGAGCTGTCGGAACTTGCGCGTGGTGTCGCCGATCGCCTCGGTCGGGAAGTCCGCGAAGCAGATCGAGATGTCCATCGCCGTGATGACGAGCTCGACGGCCTTGGCGAACGTCTCGGCGTCGAAGCTGCCGTCGTCCTTGAGGAACTTCAGCAGGTTCAGGCTCGCGAGGTTGCAGCTGGAGTTGTCCAGGTGCATGTACTCGGAGCACGGGTTGGAGGCGTTGATCCGGCCCGACTCCGGCGTGGTGTGCCAGTCGTTGATCGTGTCGTCGTACTGGACGCCCGGGTCGGCGCACTCCCACGCCGCCTTGGCGATCTTCTTCCACAGGTCACGGGCGTCGATCTCCTCGATCACCTCGCCGGTGGTGCGGGCGGTCAGGCCGAACCGGCCGCCCTCCTCCACCGCCCGCATGAACGCGTCGCTGACCCGCACGGAGTTGTTGGCGTTCTGGTACTGAACGCTCGTGATGTCCTTGCCGCCGAGGTCCATGTCGAAGCCGGCGTCGCGCAGGACCCGGATCTTGTCCTCCTCGCGCGCCTTGGTCTCGACGAACTCCTCGATGTCCGGGTGGTCGACGTCCAGGACGACCATCTTCGCCGCCCGGCGGGTCGCCCCGCCGGACTTGATCGTCCCGGCGGAGGCATCAGCCCCCCGCATGAACGACACCGGACCGGACGCCGTCCCGCCGCTGGAGCGCAGCAGCTCCTTCGACGAACGGATCCGCGACAGGTTGAGGCCGGCGCCGGAGCCGCCCTTGAAGATCATCCCCTCCTCGCGGTACCAGTTGAGGATCGAGTCCATCGAGTCGTCGACGGAGAGGATGAAGCAGTTGTGGACTCGAAGGTTTCCGCTCAGGTACTCGCCGGACTCGGTCTGGATGTCATAGACGTCCATGGCACCGATCGGCTCGATGCGGGCGATCTCAAGCCTCTTCGTCGCCTGGGAAGAAAGGCCAGGCTTGTCGAAGCTTCGCTCAAGCTTCTCACTCTTGATGGGATCGACGAAACCGATCTCGTCGGTGAACGTCCTCCGGTCGCCCTCGTTCTGGATGCGCAGCGTCCAGCAGCCGACACGATCCGTGCGGGCGTCCCTCTTGAAGCCGACGCGGGAGAAAATTCCGAACCGCAACAGCAGAGACTGCATTCCGCGAATGATCCCTTCGGAGATCATGTCGACCTCAACCACGGTGGAAGACGACCGTGCTGAGACAAAACCTTCGGCCTGGAAGACGCTCCGCAGATAGGCAGCGACAACCGGCAACGGGGCGCTGTAGAGCTGGGCCGGGACGGTCATC
This DNA window, taken from Kineosporiaceae bacterium SCSIO 59966, encodes the following:
- a CDS encoding AAA family ATPase; the protein is MRIESVTAHAFGPLVDQSLELAPGMNVIAGVNESAKSSWHAAIYAALVGRRRGRGASTKQERAFATKHRPWDHPDWRVSAVVVLNDGRRVELTHDLEGKVDCRAMDLALGRDVSDEIMHDGAPDASRWLGLDRTSFAATACVSQAQLLSVLASADGLQEHLQRAASTAGTDATAAAALTALDTFMRERVGRDQANSTRPLRKAKDRLAVAQAALDRARSAHEEYLELVEDADVQRAAAAAAEDAVRAAEDAHRSAETLVSLVRDAATAAERVSLAERQAQDAATRLTAESERLDRIEKLHATFPDGPPARHEDAGHQSRAVTDALAAWRAAPAPPTLHGPTAADLEAQVEALPAAPEGDTAVSAQVRTALDRYQNAVAVAQAHDDRRPQVTEGLHERPDVAAAVAAGPAVVRDLASQLDGVRTAEPDTADLDRQLEQARRALAAARAAGAPAASGPRTALVGWVLAGLAAALAVVLGVAGQVPAAVGAGLVAAGAAVGAVVLGRRRAATAGSSAPPADVLAAERTVAELEGRRAAALSAAQRAEAVRAEIESRAAARGLPTDPQRLRELAAQAEQVLEERARLDRWERDAHTCAEDVTAAGDRLRAALADRGHPVQDDEPVESAVRAYEEQCAVRAQTAAAAARRDSLLAALDARRREEAAAAQAHRRREEAGEALRSAAALVGVTDSASPGGADDDLDLLAVRLEQWQQGQDAAAAGREQRQREWSELTTLLAGDTVEDVRKNVQVLAEDRDRADLALHRDRQVAAEAAERRDQHARAIGVTGSLDAQAAAQHLRATGEALDAARAEARQAAARAEHADGVLQERARALPSVAEAEEELAAATAELDRVTELSRTLTLTQQFLTRAQDTVHRDIAPVIATTLRGWLPVVTEGRYVDATVDPATLRVQVCGPERRWRSADQLSVGTAEQVYLLLRVALAEHLTTEGETSPLLLDDVTVQADDGRTRQLLDLLLRLSEERQIVLFAQEPVVLDWAKERLRDDGAHAVRELPRLAVA
- a CDS encoding metallophosphoesterase gives rise to the protein MKFLLFSDLHLDTPFSWAGPDLARRRRHALRDTLCRIVELAEELDADAIACAGDLYEHERFTPDTANFLREQFARTERPVYLAPGNHDWYGPASLYRQVEWTPNVHVFTEDRLLPVPLEDGLTLWGAAHRAPANTDGFLTGDWRVDRGGVHVALFHGSEAAALAFQEAGKAPHAPFSAEQIERSGIHHAMLGHFHTPRDAERHTYPGNPDPLSFGETGERAAVLVTVHDDGTVERQRHPVASTAVHDVTVDVTGATSSSEVRERTEAAVRGLTGIVRVTVSGEVAPDVEVHLGDLDGVGAHLDALVPRLGRVTVGYDVQALAAEHTVRGQFVRDVLAAGLDEDEQRRVIVTGLRALDGRASELEVH
- a CDS encoding vitamin B12-dependent ribonucleotide reductase, with amino-acid sequence MTETTPDTTAGRKRTPKPAGGKGLTIDRVYTTPGVHPYDEVTWERRDVVQTNWKTGETIFEQRGVEFPDFWSVNASTIVTTKYFRGAVGTEEREQSLKQLIDRVVLTYVRAGKEHGYFAGDTDAEIFEHELTWMLLHQVFSFNSPVWFNVGTSSPQQVSACQPYDALVSTPDGFVPIGELVERNAVGTKVYDAHGLTKILAVKHNGVKDVLRIHTKAGYQLDVTADHLVWKSSGQGTGGFVPAGTLQAGDQLEWHRREAFGDAEITRRDVAEAALAGWLQSDGFVGRYEGTNRSLTIEAMTVTDAEKAWVTDALDVVFPNVHRHERRVETKDATLDCRRTRLYGEPLTDFVERWGLRTRGVEMTVPAQLYSAPLPVVAAYLRSVFQAEGFVSARSSSTVVEVDMISEGIIRGMQSLLLRFGIFSRVGFKRDARTDRVGCWTLRIQNEGDRRTFTDEIGFVDPIKSEKLERSFDKPGLSSQATKRLEIARIEPIGAMDVYDIQTESGEYLSGNLRVHNCFILSVDDSMDSILNWYREEGMIFKGGSGAGLNLSRIRSSKELLRSSGGTASGPVSFMRGADASAGTIKSGGATRRAAKMVVLDVDHPDIEEFVETKAREEDKIRVLRDAGFDMDLGGKDITSVQYQNANNSVRVSDAFMRAVEEGGRFGLTARTTGEVIEEIDARDLWKKIAKAAWECADPGVQYDDTINDWHTTPESGRINASNPCSEYMHLDNSSCNLASLNLLKFLKDDGSFDAETFAKAVELVITAMDISICFADFPTEAIGDTTRKFRQLGIGYANLGALLMASGLAYDSDGGRALAAAITSLMTGTAYKRSAELAGVVGPYEGFARNAEAHARVMRKHAAANDAIRTMHTIDKDVQRLATKMWEEGNSIGAKNGWRNAQASVLAPTGTIGFMMDCDTTGIEPDFSLVKFKKLVGGGSMQIVNQTIPRALRKLGYADETVEAIVEYIAEHGHVVDAPGLKPEHYEVFDCAIGERAIKPMGHVRMMAAAQPFISGAISKTVNLPESATVEEIEDIYFQGWKLGLKAIAVYRDNCKVGQPLGDGKKKEAAADEPKVEKVVEYRPTRRRLPKSRPSRTTSFSVGGAEGYMTAGSYPDDGLGEVFLKLGKQGSTLAGVMDAFSIAISIALQYGVPLETYVEKFTNMRFEPAGLTDDPDVRMSQSVMDYVFRRLALDYLPFETRAGMGIYTAAERARQLETGTYEPITEESDDDYEGLSQSAPVTQAKPVPAEATESGAGAATAKSAPVEVHSSAELMEALQGKASDAPMCFTCGTKMRPAGSCYVCEGCGSTSGCS